In Agrobacterium sp. RAC06, a single window of DNA contains:
- a CDS encoding GGDEF domain-containing protein: MMVSVNLSTLALGAFAVLAVFAALYARHWREEPNRNEFLLFAAASGLAALGALLSAFSNGGYALITVVLAQTLVLSGAALAWQGMRAFDHRALDLKLAAVGPLAFCLFAASAPLLQDDVTARFLVAAVVGAIYTGLAAWELKASEVEERLSNRPFAYLWFAALSVVLLIAALVAYVWPFNASDVVGSGPLWLTVVAFAAFLHAVVAPLSIFLLVRDRLLVEHRWSAATDNLTGLANRFTFLDMLQTLSTKVRGEGAFLYVDVDHVKRINDQYGHSGGDEVLKTCAELILRELPEHALLGRLAGAEFAAYVPFCKVEEAEKLGHVIHDSVEQQMFFLGGELVPVTVSVGVAHGAMQVTADELLKRADAALHTAKVNGRNSVVVWDGGQRPSYA; this comes from the coding sequence ATGATGGTATCCGTTAATCTATCTACACTGGCGCTCGGCGCATTCGCAGTTCTGGCGGTCTTTGCTGCGCTTTATGCGCGACATTGGCGCGAGGAGCCGAATCGAAACGAATTCTTGCTGTTTGCCGCAGCATCCGGGCTTGCTGCGCTCGGCGCATTGCTCTCGGCCTTCTCGAATGGCGGCTATGCGCTGATCACCGTCGTTCTCGCGCAGACGCTGGTGCTGTCGGGCGCTGCACTTGCCTGGCAGGGCATGCGGGCTTTCGATCACCGGGCTCTTGATCTGAAGCTCGCTGCCGTGGGGCCGCTCGCCTTTTGCCTGTTCGCGGCGTCGGCGCCCCTTTTGCAGGACGACGTGACGGCCCGTTTTCTGGTCGCCGCCGTTGTCGGCGCGATCTATACCGGATTGGCTGCCTGGGAGCTGAAAGCGTCCGAAGTCGAAGAGCGACTTTCCAACCGTCCCTTCGCCTATCTCTGGTTTGCTGCCCTATCCGTGGTTCTGCTCATCGCGGCTCTTGTGGCCTACGTCTGGCCGTTTAACGCCTCCGATGTCGTCGGCTCCGGACCTCTCTGGCTGACCGTCGTCGCGTTTGCGGCCTTCCTGCACGCGGTAGTCGCGCCGCTGTCGATCTTTCTTCTGGTGCGCGACCGCCTGCTGGTGGAACATCGCTGGTCGGCAGCGACCGATAACCTGACCGGCCTTGCCAATCGCTTCACCTTTCTCGACATGCTGCAGACGCTCTCGACCAAGGTGCGCGGCGAGGGGGCCTTCCTCTATGTCGATGTCGACCATGTGAAGCGGATCAACGACCAATACGGGCATTCCGGCGGTGACGAGGTCCTGAAGACCTGCGCTGAACTCATCCTGCGGGAGTTGCCCGAGCATGCCCTGCTCGGCCGTCTGGCAGGCGCCGAGTTTGCCGCCTATGTGCCCTTCTGCAAGGTCGAGGAGGCCGAGAAGCTCGGCCACGTCATCCATGACAGTGTGGAGCAGCAGATGTTCTTCCTCGGTGGCGAACTCGTGCCGGTGACGGTCAGCGTTGGCGTGGCCCATGGCGCAATGCAGGTCACGGCGGACGAGCTCTTGAAGCGGGCGGACGCGGCGCTGCATACGGCCAAGGTCAACGGCCGCAATTCCGTGGTGGTCTGGGACGGCGGCCAGCGTCCGTCCTACGCCTGA
- a CDS encoding LacI family transcriptional regulator, with protein MDRPVATKERPTLKTIAFMTGLGITTVSRALKDAPDIGAETKERVRMVARQLGYQPNRAGVRLRTGKTNVIALVLGIDEEILGFSNQMVVGISEVLAGTPYHIVVTPHAHTKDPMLPVRYILETGSADGVIISRTEPDDARVRLLTEQNMPFVTHGRTDMGIEHPYHDFDNETFAYQAVERLVKRGRKRIALLPPPSKLTYYKHTFDGFMRGLKAFGAEEVPLHINIDASLGQIRAAVEDLMRGSDAPDGLISSSGSSAIAANAGIEAAGKRVGVEIDLVAKQGTPILNWIRPEIIAVYEDVRQSGRELAKAVIARIDGVDPGLLQSISEPRWEQS; from the coding sequence ATGGACCGCCCAGTGGCGACGAAAGAGCGGCCGACGCTCAAGACCATCGCCTTCATGACCGGGCTCGGCATCACAACGGTGTCGCGCGCCCTGAAAGATGCGCCCGACATCGGCGCGGAGACCAAGGAACGCGTGCGCATGGTCGCACGTCAGCTCGGCTATCAGCCGAACCGCGCGGGTGTCCGCCTCAGGACCGGCAAGACCAACGTGATCGCGCTGGTGCTTGGGATCGACGAGGAAATCCTCGGCTTTTCCAACCAGATGGTCGTCGGCATATCGGAGGTGCTGGCCGGCACGCCCTACCATATCGTCGTGACGCCTCATGCGCATACCAAGGATCCGATGCTGCCGGTGCGTTACATCCTTGAGACCGGGTCTGCCGATGGTGTGATCATTTCACGCACCGAGCCGGATGACGCCCGGGTGCGACTGCTCACCGAGCAGAACATGCCCTTCGTCACCCATGGTCGCACAGACATGGGCATCGAGCATCCCTATCACGACTTCGACAACGAGACATTCGCTTACCAGGCGGTCGAACGGCTGGTGAAGCGCGGCCGCAAGCGCATCGCACTTCTGCCGCCCCCGAGCAAGCTGACCTATTACAAGCACACCTTCGACGGCTTCATGCGCGGGCTGAAGGCCTTCGGTGCGGAGGAAGTGCCGCTACACATCAACATCGACGCCTCGCTCGGACAGATCCGCGCGGCGGTCGAGGATCTGATGCGAGGATCGGATGCGCCGGACGGCTTGATCTCCTCTTCCGGCAGCAGCGCGATTGCCGCCAATGCCGGCATCGAAGCGGCAGGCAAGCGGGTCGGCGTAGAGATTGACCTGGTGGCCAAACAGGGCACACCAATCCTCAACTGGATACGTCCCGAGATTATCGCCGTCTACGAGGATGTGCGGCAATCAGGCCGAGAGCTCGCCAAGGCGGTCATCGCCCGGATCGACGGCGTCGACCCTGGGCTGCTGCAGAGCATCAGCGAGCCGCGCTGGGAGCAGTCCTAA
- a CDS encoding ABC transporter substrate-binding protein produces the protein MNFRSFAAALAATVVMPFAAAQATDLEVTHWWTSGGEAAAVAELAKAFDATGNKWVDGAIAGSGGTARPIMISRITGGDPMAATQFNHGRQAEELAEAGLMKDLTAVAEKEGWKDIIKPASLLESCTIDGKVYCAPVNIHSWQWLWLSNGAFESAGVAVPKNWDEFVAAAPALEAKGIIPLAVGGQPWQSAGAFDVLMVAIAGKETFEKVFKDKDADVAAGPEIAKVFAAADDARKMSKGSNVQDWNQATNLVITGKAGGQIMGDWAQGEFALAGQVAGKDYTCLPGLGVNEIISTGGDAFYFPVLDDEEKSAAQDVLAATLVAPATQVAFNLKKGSLPVRGDVDLAAANDCMKKGLDILAKGNVIQGTDQLLSADSQKQKEDLFSEFFANPSMTVEDAQKRFADIIASAD, from the coding sequence ATGAATTTTCGTAGCTTTGCGGCAGCTTTGGCCGCTACTGTTGTCATGCCGTTTGCGGCAGCGCAGGCCACCGATCTCGAAGTAACCCATTGGTGGACGTCGGGCGGTGAAGCCGCTGCTGTCGCCGAGCTTGCCAAGGCATTCGACGCCACCGGCAACAAATGGGTCGACGGTGCTATCGCCGGTTCCGGCGGTACCGCCCGCCCGATCATGATCAGCCGCATCACCGGTGGTGATCCGATGGCTGCAACCCAGTTCAACCACGGTCGCCAGGCCGAGGAACTGGCTGAAGCCGGTCTGATGAAGGACCTCACGGCCGTCGCCGAAAAGGAAGGCTGGAAGGACATCATCAAGCCGGCAAGCCTGCTTGAAAGCTGCACGATCGACGGCAAGGTTTACTGCGCCCCGGTCAACATCCACTCCTGGCAGTGGCTGTGGCTTTCGAACGGAGCATTCGAAAGTGCGGGCGTCGCCGTGCCGAAGAACTGGGACGAATTCGTCGCGGCAGCCCCCGCACTTGAAGCGAAGGGCATTATTCCGCTCGCCGTTGGTGGTCAGCCGTGGCAGTCGGCTGGTGCCTTCGACGTTTTGATGGTCGCCATCGCTGGTAAGGAAACCTTCGAAAAGGTGTTCAAGGACAAGGATGCAGACGTTGCAGCCGGTCCTGAGATCGCCAAGGTGTTCGCCGCTGCCGACGATGCGCGCAAAATGTCCAAGGGCTCCAACGTTCAGGATTGGAACCAGGCTACCAATCTGGTCATCACCGGCAAGGCCGGCGGCCAGATCATGGGTGACTGGGCACAGGGCGAATTCGCTCTGGCCGGTCAGGTTGCCGGGAAGGACTATACCTGCCTTCCGGGCCTCGGCGTGAACGAGATCATCTCGACCGGCGGTGACGCATTCTACTTCCCCGTCCTCGATGACGAAGAAAAGTCTGCTGCCCAGGACGTTCTGGCTGCCACCCTGGTTGCACCCGCAACACAGGTTGCGTTCAACCTGAAGAAGGGCTCGCTGCCGGTTCGCGGTGACGTCGATCTCGCTGCTGCCAACGACTGCATGAAGAAGGGCCTCGACATTCTCGCCAAGGGCAATGTCATCCAGGGCACCGACCAGCTGCTTTCTGCCGACAGTCAGAAGCAGAAGGAAGACCTCTTCTCGGAGTTCTTCGCCAATCCGTCCATGACCGTCGAAGATGCGCAGAAGCGCTTCGCCGACATCATCGCTTCCGCTGATTAA
- a CDS encoding carbohydrate ABC transporter permease has translation MASPSHAGRPNKLFRNLNAKIASIPMVLTAMVIFLGGTIWTVVYSFTNSRLLPRANFIGFEQYERLWDAPRWIISIQNLAIYGILSLIFSIVIGFLLAALMDQKIRFENAFRTIFLYPFALSFIVTGLVWQWILNPDFGVQSIVRSLGWETFTFNPLYNSEIVIYGILIAGLWQGTGLVMCLLLAGLRGIDEDIWKASRVDGIPMWKTYLFIIIPMMRPVFITTLVIITSGIVRLYDLVVAQTSGGPGIASEVPAKYVYDYMFQAQNLGQGFAASTMMLLTVAIIIIPWAYLEFGGKKRG, from the coding sequence ATGGCGAGCCCGTCGCATGCTGGTCGACCCAACAAGCTGTTTCGCAATCTGAACGCCAAGATCGCGTCCATTCCAATGGTGCTGACCGCCATGGTCATCTTCCTTGGAGGGACAATCTGGACGGTCGTCTATTCCTTCACCAATTCGCGGCTTTTGCCGCGCGCCAACTTCATAGGCTTCGAGCAGTATGAACGTCTGTGGGATGCGCCGCGATGGATCATTTCGATCCAGAACCTGGCGATCTACGGGATACTCTCGCTGATCTTCTCGATCGTTATCGGGTTCCTACTGGCAGCGCTGATGGATCAGAAGATCCGTTTCGAAAACGCGTTCCGCACGATCTTTCTCTATCCCTTCGCGCTGTCCTTCATCGTCACCGGTCTCGTCTGGCAATGGATCCTCAACCCGGATTTCGGGGTGCAGTCGATCGTGCGGTCGTTGGGCTGGGAGACCTTCACCTTCAACCCGCTCTACAATTCGGAGATCGTCATCTACGGCATCCTGATCGCCGGTCTGTGGCAGGGCACGGGTCTCGTCATGTGTCTGCTGCTCGCGGGTCTGCGTGGCATCGACGAAGACATCTGGAAGGCCTCGCGCGTCGACGGCATTCCCATGTGGAAGACCTATCTCTTCATCATCATCCCGATGATGCGCCCTGTCTTCATCACCACGCTGGTCATCATCACATCCGGCATCGTCCGCCTCTACGACCTCGTCGTCGCCCAGACCAGCGGCGGCCCCGGTATCGCCTCCGAAGTCCCTGCCAAATACGTCTACGACTATATGTTCCAGGCACAGAATCTCGGCCAGGGCTTCGCCGCATCGACCATGATGCTGCTGACGGTCGCGATTATCATCATCCCCTGGGCCTATCTCGAATTCGGAGGAAAGAAGCGTGGCTAA
- a CDS encoding carbohydrate ABC transporter permease, whose product MANPGSLNATAAGFDAVSNQVGSDHVGSGPRGAKPKRTFSGRNIMLYGSLIFFAIYYLIPLYVMIVTSLKGMPEIRLGNIFSPPMEITFEPWVKAWATACTGLNCDGLSRGFWNSVRITVPSTLISILIASVNGYALANWRFKGAELFFTILIIGAFIPYQVMIYPIVIVLRELGIYGTLTGLVVVHTIFGMPILTLLFRNYFTSLPEELFKAARIDGAGFWQIYLRIMLPMSLPIFVVAMILQITGIWNDFLFGVVFTRPEYYPMTVQLNNIVNSVQGVKEYNVNMAATLLTGAVPLIVYFISGRLFVRGIAAGAVKG is encoded by the coding sequence GTGGCTAATCCCGGTTCTCTCAACGCTACCGCCGCCGGTTTCGACGCGGTCTCAAATCAGGTTGGCTCCGATCATGTCGGGTCGGGCCCACGCGGTGCCAAGCCGAAGCGCACCTTCTCGGGGCGCAACATCATGCTCTACGGGTCGCTGATCTTCTTTGCGATCTACTATCTGATCCCGCTCTACGTGATGATCGTGACGTCGCTGAAGGGCATGCCGGAGATCCGTCTCGGCAATATCTTCTCGCCACCGATGGAGATCACCTTCGAGCCGTGGGTCAAGGCCTGGGCAACCGCCTGCACCGGCCTGAATTGCGACGGCCTGTCGCGCGGGTTCTGGAATTCGGTCCGGATCACCGTGCCTTCGACGCTGATCTCGATCCTGATCGCCTCGGTCAATGGCTATGCACTCGCCAACTGGCGCTTCAAGGGTGCGGAACTGTTCTTCACGATCCTGATCATCGGCGCCTTCATTCCCTATCAGGTGATGATCTACCCGATCGTCATCGTGCTGCGCGAACTCGGCATCTACGGCACGCTTACCGGCCTTGTCGTCGTGCACACCATCTTCGGCATGCCGATCCTGACGCTCTTGTTCCGCAACTACTTCACCTCGCTGCCGGAAGAGCTGTTCAAGGCCGCCCGTATCGATGGGGCGGGGTTCTGGCAGATCTATCTCAGGATCATGCTGCCCATGTCGCTGCCGATCTTCGTCGTCGCCATGATCCTGCAGATCACCGGAATCTGGAACGACTTCCTGTTCGGCGTCGTGTTCACCCGACCGGAATACTACCCGATGACGGTCCAGCTCAACAACATCGTCAACTCGGTCCAGGGCGTGAAGGAATACAACGTCAACATGGCCGCAACACTTCTGACCGGCGCCGTGCCGCTCATCGTCTACTTCATTTCCGGACGCCTCTTCGTCCGGGGCATCGCCGCCGGCGCAGTCAAGGGTTAA
- a CDS encoding ABC transporter ATP-binding protein, whose protein sequence is MSHSVSIKDLSLSFGAVKVLENLNLDIVDGEFIVLLGSSGCGKSTLLNCIAGLLEPTDGQIFIKGKNVTWEEPKDRGIGMVFQSYALYPQMSVKKNLSFGLQVAKMPKDEIEKRVQRAADILQIGPLLDRKPSALSGGQRQRVAIGRALVRDVDVFLFDEPLSNLDAKLRSELRVEIKRLHHSLKNTMIYVTHDQIEALTLADRIAIMKSGVIQQLADPNTIYNQPRNLFVAGFIGSPSMNFLNGDLVNEGGEVFFRTHDVIFSLKGYRSAEPLTGGRKVVLGVRPEHIKVDEEAGIGELHEAIVDIEEPMGADNLLWLKHAGHTMSVRIGGTRRYAPGAKVRLGFDMEVASLFDAQTEERI, encoded by the coding sequence ATGTCGCATAGTGTATCGATCAAGGACCTCTCTTTGAGCTTCGGCGCCGTCAAGGTGCTGGAAAACCTCAATCTCGACATTGTCGACGGTGAGTTCATCGTTCTCCTGGGCTCATCCGGCTGCGGCAAGTCCACGTTGCTCAACTGCATCGCGGGACTGCTCGAGCCGACCGACGGGCAGATCTTCATCAAGGGCAAGAACGTCACCTGGGAAGAGCCCAAGGACCGCGGCATCGGCATGGTGTTCCAGTCCTATGCGCTCTATCCGCAGATGTCGGTGAAGAAAAACCTCTCCTTCGGCCTGCAGGTTGCCAAGATGCCGAAGGACGAGATTGAAAAGCGCGTCCAGCGCGCCGCCGACATCCTGCAGATCGGTCCGTTGCTCGACCGCAAGCCCTCGGCACTTTCCGGTGGTCAGCGTCAGCGCGTGGCGATCGGTCGTGCCCTGGTGCGCGACGTTGACGTCTTCCTGTTCGACGAGCCGCTTTCCAACCTCGATGCCAAGCTGCGCTCGGAACTGCGTGTCGAAATCAAGCGCCTTCACCACAGCCTCAAGAACACGATGATCTACGTCACGCACGACCAGATCGAGGCGCTGACGCTTGCCGACCGCATTGCGATCATGAAGAGCGGCGTCATCCAGCAGCTCGCCGATCCGAACACGATCTACAACCAGCCGCGAAACCTCTTCGTCGCCGGCTTCATCGGCTCGCCGTCGATGAATTTCCTGAATGGTGATCTCGTCAATGAAGGCGGCGAGGTCTTCTTCCGCACCCATGACGTTATCTTCTCTTTGAAGGGATATCGCTCGGCGGAGCCTCTGACCGGCGGTCGCAAGGTGGTGCTCGGCGTACGTCCGGAGCATATCAAGGTCGATGAAGAGGCCGGTATCGGCGAGCTGCACGAGGCGATCGTCGACATCGAGGAGCCGATGGGCGCCGACAACCTGCTCTGGCTCAAACATGCCGGCCACACCATGTCGGTCCGCATCGGCGGCACCCGCCGTTATGCGCCGGGCGCCAAGGTTCGCCTCGGCTTTGACATGGAAGTCGCCTCCCTTTTCGATGCGCAGACCGAAGAGCGCATCTGA
- a CDS encoding beta-mannosidase has product MTQNAHNGAIDLHGEWRLSSANGDHQAAITLPGDVHSALHAAGLIPDPYFGRNEEVVQWVAERDWVIERQVVVPDISGSWYLDIDYLDTVAVVFVNDVPVLSADNCFRRYRPDVSHALQPGENTVRIVFHSSISAGAERQARQPFYIPYSTANSPIPNGNMLRKPQCHFGWDWNIAIAPLGIYGTLSLKKLDPARIEHVETEQVHYADGRVELKVTATIHSAEPAVVPIHFALDADRVRLDVGISAGETKVVHVFEIENPRLWWPSGSGEQALYTLTVDLPSETVTRQIGLRTVELITDPDEAGSRFALKVNGREIFCRGANWIPADALFSRSSEEKTTDLLNSAVAAHMNMIRIWGGGFYEADWLYDLCDRLGLMVWQDFMFSCNLYPCTDDFLDNVAHEVEYQVKRLSSHASIVIWCGDNELVGALTWFPESRDNRDRYLVAYDRLNRVIEQGVKKTYPQGIWWPSSPASGYLDYGDAWHADGSGDMHYWSVWHENKSFDNYRTVKPRFCSEFGFQSYTSLPIIEGFADKGDMNIASPVIELHQKNAGGNERIAGTMFRYFRFPKDFANFVYLSQIQQGLAIKTAVEYWRSLKPHCMGTIYWQLNDTWPVASWSSLDYGGSWKAMHYMVRRFFQPVSVAAIPSEDGSTIALSMVNDTLDTVTIDANLFVLTLSGDRIPLKSVQGDCDPDTADVLVTLDASEIPADGLLAWSFTASNGMSGEGHFLNGTYKALDLEPSRLEVSVSPTGDGAFEVTVTSQALALFVMLESATPGRYSDNAFDLSAGESRRITFKPDAALPAGTLPAFRIYDLYSCQSED; this is encoded by the coding sequence ATGACCCAGAATGCCCACAACGGCGCCATCGATCTTCACGGCGAATGGCGTCTTTCGTCCGCCAACGGCGATCATCAGGCGGCGATCACGCTGCCGGGCGATGTGCATTCGGCGCTGCATGCCGCAGGCCTGATCCCCGATCCCTATTTCGGTCGCAACGAAGAGGTCGTGCAATGGGTTGCCGAGCGCGACTGGGTTATCGAACGTCAGGTCGTCGTTCCCGATATTTCCGGCAGCTGGTATCTCGACATCGACTATCTCGATACGGTCGCCGTCGTCTTCGTCAACGATGTGCCGGTGCTATCCGCCGACAACTGTTTCCGCCGCTATCGCCCCGATGTCAGCCACGCGCTGCAGCCGGGCGAAAACACCGTCCGCATCGTCTTCCATTCCAGCATCTCGGCTGGCGCCGAACGCCAGGCCCGCCAGCCCTTCTATATTCCGTATTCGACTGCGAATTCCCCGATCCCCAACGGCAACATGCTGCGCAAGCCGCAATGCCATTTCGGCTGGGACTGGAACATCGCGATCGCGCCGCTCGGCATCTACGGTACGCTTTCGCTGAAAAAGCTCGACCCGGCCCGCATCGAGCATGTCGAGACGGAGCAGGTCCACTACGCCGATGGCCGCGTCGAGCTCAAGGTTACCGCTACCATCCATTCCGCCGAGCCAGCCGTGGTGCCGATCCACTTCGCACTCGACGCCGATCGTGTGCGCCTGGATGTCGGCATTTCCGCTGGCGAGACGAAGGTCGTGCATGTCTTCGAGATCGAAAACCCGCGGCTCTGGTGGCCATCGGGCTCCGGTGAGCAGGCGCTCTATACGCTGACCGTCGACCTGCCGAGCGAAACCGTGACCCGCCAGATCGGCCTTCGCACCGTCGAACTGATTACCGATCCGGACGAGGCCGGCAGCCGCTTTGCGCTCAAGGTCAACGGCCGCGAGATCTTCTGCCGTGGCGCCAACTGGATCCCGGCGGATGCGCTGTTCTCTCGGTCGTCGGAGGAGAAGACCACCGATCTGCTGAATTCCGCCGTCGCCGCGCATATGAACATGATCCGTATCTGGGGCGGTGGCTTCTACGAGGCCGACTGGCTTTACGACCTCTGCGACCGGCTCGGCCTGATGGTCTGGCAGGACTTCATGTTCTCTTGCAACCTCTATCCTTGCACCGACGACTTCCTCGACAATGTGGCCCACGAGGTCGAATACCAGGTCAAGCGGCTCTCCAGCCATGCCTCCATCGTCATCTGGTGCGGCGACAACGAGCTCGTCGGTGCGCTCACCTGGTTTCCGGAATCTCGCGACAACCGCGACCGCTATCTCGTCGCCTATGACCGCCTCAACCGTGTCATCGAGCAGGGCGTCAAGAAGACTTATCCCCAGGGAATCTGGTGGCCGTCGAGCCCGGCCTCGGGCTATCTCGACTATGGCGATGCCTGGCATGCCGATGGCTCCGGTGACATGCATTACTGGTCGGTCTGGCACGAGAACAAGAGTTTCGATAATTACCGAACTGTCAAACCGCGCTTCTGCTCGGAGTTCGGCTTCCAGTCCTACACGTCGCTGCCGATCATCGAGGGTTTTGCCGACAAGGGCGACATGAACATCGCTTCGCCGGTGATCGAGCTTCACCAGAAGAATGCCGGCGGCAATGAGCGGATCGCGGGCACCATGTTCCGCTATTTCCGTTTTCCCAAGGATTTCGCCAATTTCGTCTATCTGAGCCAAATCCAGCAGGGCCTCGCCATCAAGACGGCTGTCGAATACTGGCGCTCGCTGAAGCCCCATTGCATGGGCACCATCTACTGGCAGCTCAACGACACTTGGCCGGTTGCTTCCTGGTCCAGCCTCGACTACGGCGGCAGCTGGAAGGCGATGCATTACATGGTGCGGCGCTTCTTCCAGCCGGTCTCGGTCGCCGCCATCCCGTCCGAAGACGGCAGCACCATCGCGCTCTCCATGGTCAACGACACGCTCGATACCGTCACCATCGACGCCAATCTCTTCGTTTTGACGCTGTCCGGCGATCGCATCCCGCTCAAAAGCGTGCAGGGCGATTGCGACCCTGATACGGCCGACGTGCTCGTCACGCTCGATGCCAGTGAGATCCCCGCCGACGGTCTGCTCGCATGGAGCTTCACCGCTTCCAACGGCATGAGCGGCGAGGGGCACTTCCTCAATGGCACCTACAAGGCGCTCGACCTAGAACCCTCGCGTTTGGAAGTCTCCGTTTCCCCGACCGGCGACGGTGCGTTCGAGGTGACCGTCACGTCCCAAGCCCTCGCACTTTTCGTCATGCTCGAAAGCGCGACCCCTGGCCGCTATTCGGACAACGCCTTCGACCTTTCGGCCGGCGAGAGCCGCCGCATCACTTTCAAACCGGATGCCGCGCTGCCCGCAGGCACCCTGCCGGCGTTCCGCATCTACGATCTCTATAGCTGCCAGTCGGAGGACTGA